One window of Corvus moneduloides isolate bCorMon1 chromosome 13, bCorMon1.pri, whole genome shotgun sequence genomic DNA carries:
- the RPS27L gene encoding 40S ribosomal protein S27-like isoform X1, whose protein sequence is MCSCFAAGTVPPPTRSTGAAPALRRAGARRRGGSAADMPLAKDLVHPSLEDEKRKHKKKRLVQSPNSYFMDVKCPGCYKITTVFSHAQTVVLCVGCSTVLCQPTGGKARLTEGCSFRRKQH, encoded by the exons ATGTGCAGCTGTTTTGCAGCGGGCACGGTCCCGCCCCCGACACGCAGCACAGGCGCGGCTCCGGCTCTGCGCCGGGCGGGAGCGCGCAGAAGGGGCGGCTCGGCGGCGGACATGCCT CTGGCCAAAGACCTAGTGCATCCCTCCTTAGAGGATGAGAAGagaaagcacaaaaagaaaCGTCTTGTGCAGAGCCCAAACTCCTACTTCATGGATGTAAAATGTCcag GGTGCTACAAGATCACCACTGTCTTCAGCCATGCTCAGACAGTAGTCCTGTGTGTAGGGTGCTCAACTGTCCTGTGTCAGCCAACTGGGGGCAAAGCCAGGCTCACAGAAG GCTGTTCATTTAGAAGAAAGCAACACTGA
- the RPS27L gene encoding 40S ribosomal protein S27-like isoform X2, which produces MDVKCPGCYKITTVFSHAQTVVLCVGCSTVLCQPTGGKARLTEGCSFRRKQH; this is translated from the exons ATGGATGTAAAATGTCcag GGTGCTACAAGATCACCACTGTCTTCAGCCATGCTCAGACAGTAGTCCTGTGTGTAGGGTGCTCAACTGTCCTGTGTCAGCCAACTGGGGGCAAAGCCAGGCTCACAGAAG GCTGTTCATTTAGAAGAAAGCAACACTGA